In Neokomagataea tanensis, one genomic interval encodes:
- a CDS encoding lysine-2,3-aminomutase-like protein: MHDRVKHTLKTSPTTGGAHTRVLRNTPELVAAGFIEPNQAATLHEVSERYATAVPPAFQALITHPDDPIARQVIPTALEAITLPHENIDPIGDDALSPVPGIVHRYEDRALLKPLLICPLYCRFCFRREHVGPDGGLLSEADLTRALSWIADHQQIREIILTGGDPLMLSPRRLKHIITELSAIPHVETIRIHSRVPVADPARLTPELLDALETDRAMWLVAHINHARELTPEARAGIRNILSRAIPVLSQSVLLRGVNDTEESLEALLRALVTARIKPYYLHHLDSAPGTAHFHVPIEEGQALLARLRGRVTGLAWPTYVLDIPGGKGKVPIGPNYLEPNTPNTVRSPSGELNHFT; the protein is encoded by the coding sequence ATGCACGATAGGGTCAAACACACTTTAAAAACCAGCCCCACAACCGGTGGAGCGCACACACGCGTCCTGCGCAATACCCCTGAGCTCGTTGCGGCAGGTTTCATTGAGCCCAACCAAGCCGCCACCTTGCACGAAGTCAGTGAGCGCTACGCCACGGCAGTGCCACCTGCATTCCAAGCCCTCATCACCCATCCAGATGACCCGATTGCGCGTCAGGTAATCCCTACAGCACTTGAGGCCATCACCTTACCTCACGAGAACATAGACCCCATAGGAGATGATGCTCTCTCCCCCGTTCCGGGAATTGTGCATCGCTACGAAGACCGCGCCCTACTCAAGCCGCTTCTAATTTGTCCGCTCTACTGCCGCTTCTGCTTCCGCCGAGAGCATGTTGGTCCGGATGGTGGTTTATTAAGCGAGGCGGATCTAACACGAGCCCTAAGCTGGATTGCAGATCACCAACAAATTCGGGAGATCATCCTGACCGGGGGAGACCCCCTCATGCTCTCCCCACGCCGCCTCAAACACATAATTACAGAACTTTCGGCCATCCCACATGTGGAAACGATCCGCATTCATTCGCGGGTGCCGGTGGCAGATCCCGCACGTCTAACACCCGAATTATTGGATGCGCTCGAAACAGACCGAGCCATGTGGTTAGTGGCTCACATCAATCACGCGCGTGAACTCACCCCAGAAGCACGCGCTGGCATACGAAACATTCTCTCCCGGGCCATTCCCGTACTCTCACAGTCTGTTTTGCTGCGCGGCGTGAACGATACCGAAGAATCTCTTGAAGCACTCTTACGCGCTCTCGTTACCGCACGCATCAAACCTTATTATTTACACCACCTCGACTCCGCCCCCGGCACGGCCCACTTCCACGTCCCTATTGAAGAGGGGCAAGCTCTGCTGGCGCGGCTCAGGGGGCGCGTTACGGGACTGGCATGGCCGACCTACGTTCTCGACATACCGGGCGGCAAAGGCAAAGTGCCCATTGGCCCCAATTATCTCGAACCGAACACCCCCAACACCGTTCGTTCTCCGAGTGGTGAACTGAATCACTTCAC
- the epmA gene encoding EF-P lysine aminoacylase EpmA — protein sequence MPLKVSDQQRIKERLPLLKRRMSMVSETRRFFEDRMYLEVETPYAVPVPGEEVHLHCFRTILERPDGGVEARFLHTSPEFAMKRIVAATDESIFQLARVWRNGEASNTHHPEFTMLEWYRPGADLASLMDETEAYVRALLPDTVWRDGRHIPVHVPFERLTMQEAFQRYVGADLLATAGDAMLLAEQARVVLRDGETWEDLFFRLLLDKIEPFIGRDKPTFLTHWPVEQAALAKRDPIDPRAALRFELYIGGIELANAFEELTDPVEQRARFEADRRRRIALTPEQNWPVDEDFLAALPDLPSCSGIALGFDRLVMLATGAPSLRDILWLG from the coding sequence ATGCCGCTAAAAGTCTCTGATCAGCAACGTATCAAAGAGCGGTTGCCCCTTTTAAAGCGGCGTATGAGCATGGTTTCAGAGACTCGTCGCTTTTTCGAAGATAGAATGTATTTGGAGGTCGAAACGCCTTACGCGGTACCTGTGCCGGGGGAGGAGGTCCACCTGCACTGTTTTCGGACTATTTTGGAGCGGCCAGATGGCGGCGTGGAAGCGCGCTTTCTGCACACGAGTCCGGAATTCGCGATGAAGCGCATCGTGGCGGCTACGGATGAATCTATTTTTCAGCTAGCGCGCGTCTGGCGGAATGGTGAAGCAAGCAACACGCACCATCCTGAATTTACAATGCTCGAATGGTATCGTCCCGGTGCGGATTTGGCGTCGTTAATGGACGAAACTGAAGCTTATGTAAGAGCCTTGCTGCCTGACACGGTTTGGCGGGACGGGCGGCACATTCCTGTTCATGTCCCTTTTGAGCGTCTGACTATGCAGGAAGCTTTTCAGCGTTACGTTGGAGCGGATCTCCTCGCGACGGCTGGAGATGCGATGCTTTTGGCAGAGCAGGCCAGAGTGGTTTTGCGTGACGGAGAGACTTGGGAAGATCTTTTTTTCCGGTTGTTGCTGGATAAAATTGAGCCCTTTATCGGCCGGGACAAACCAACATTTCTGACGCATTGGCCTGTTGAACAGGCGGCCCTAGCAAAGCGGGACCCCATCGATCCAAGAGCCGCGTTACGCTTTGAATTGTATATTGGTGGCATCGAACTTGCGAATGCGTTTGAAGAATTAACCGACCCTGTGGAGCAAAGGGCTCGGTTTGAGGCTGACCGCAGACGTAGGATAGCGTTAACGCCGGAGCAGAATTGGCCGGTAGACGAAGACTTTTTGGCCGCGCTGCCGGATTTACCGTCTTGCTCTGGGATTGCGCTCGGTTTTGATCGTTTGGTGATGCTTGCGACTGGCGCGCCGTCACTGCGTGACATTTTGTGGTTAGGATAA